A single window of Agromyces aureus DNA harbors:
- a CDS encoding histidine phosphatase family protein has product MPAEQIHLVRHGEVFNPQGVLYGRLPGYGLSDLGRQMAQAAADELVRVGRPVSTLIASPLQRTQQSAEPMTAAFGFAPTLDERVIEPENRFEGKRMTGRGGALGDARNWRFLVNPWEPSWGEPFGSIATRMLAAVDDAWQAADGGDVVVVSHQLPIWMVHRRLAGLSLAHDPRRRRCALSSITTLERRGDRFVEVDYRDPASGLAAQATDVGAV; this is encoded by the coding sequence GTGCCTGCCGAGCAGATCCATCTCGTGCGCCATGGCGAGGTGTTCAACCCCCAGGGCGTGCTCTACGGGCGACTCCCGGGCTACGGGCTCTCCGATCTCGGACGGCAGATGGCGCAGGCCGCGGCCGACGAACTCGTGCGCGTCGGGCGGCCGGTGAGCACCCTTATCGCCTCGCCGCTGCAGCGCACCCAGCAGTCGGCCGAGCCCATGACCGCCGCCTTCGGCTTCGCCCCGACGCTCGACGAGCGCGTCATCGAGCCCGAGAACCGCTTCGAGGGCAAGCGCATGACCGGTCGCGGCGGCGCACTCGGCGACGCGCGCAACTGGCGGTTCCTCGTCAACCCGTGGGAGCCGAGCTGGGGCGAGCCGTTCGGCTCGATCGCGACGCGCATGCTCGCGGCCGTCGACGACGCGTGGCAGGCCGCCGACGGGGGCGACGTCGTCGTCGTCAGCCACCAGCTGCCCATCTGGATGGTGCACCGCAGGCTCGCCGGCCTCTCGCTCGCGCACGACCCGCGCCGTCGCCGTTGCGCGCTCTCGAGCATCACCACGCTCGAGCGCCGCGGCGACCGGTTCGTCGAGGTCGACTACCGTGACCCCGCCTCCGGCCTCGCCGCGCAGGCCACCGACGTGGGAGCCGTGTGA
- a CDS encoding SulP family inorganic anion transporter, which produces MSAGAATARRRILIPTLRGYRRSWLGPDILAGLSAGAVVIPQAMAYATIANLPVQVGLYTCMVPMLVYAMLGGSRAMSVSTTSTIATLTATTLVSAGVAAGSDDPVPDLMALTLLVGVILLLARVAKLGSLVENISKATLVGVQIGVGATVAAGQLPKLLGETTNFSGHGFIRSLVALVEALPAANLATVALSAGSIVVLVGLKLWLPRVPGPLVVVAAGILLVAFGGIEAAGVELIAPVPQGFPAPELPSFAHLGALLPGALAIAVMALLESAAVARGIRKPGEAQIDSNQELFATGAANAVGSFFQTLPAAGGFSQSAVNQAAGARTQLASITTVVLALLVVLFLAPVISLLPQATLASLVFVAVIGLIDIRSLVRFARISRVDFWIALSTAVVGLTAGLLPAVAIGVVSTLVVVLRELNRLRVVTDAVVDDVLPVRLEGPLYTANVLANENAVLAAVDATPGVRAVALELTHLVTTSITVLDTLADLDRELAGQGVELRLAAVPSGGADIARRTSWFSGLESAGRVYPTLEAALAGPRSGSVAAD; this is translated from the coding sequence GTGAGCGCGGGAGCCGCGACCGCGAGACGTCGGATCCTCATTCCGACGCTTCGCGGATACCGGCGCTCGTGGCTCGGGCCCGACATCCTCGCGGGGCTCTCCGCCGGAGCTGTCGTCATCCCGCAGGCCATGGCGTACGCGACGATCGCGAACCTTCCGGTGCAGGTCGGCCTCTACACGTGCATGGTGCCGATGCTCGTGTACGCGATGCTCGGCGGTTCCCGCGCCATGAGCGTGTCGACGACGTCGACCATCGCGACGCTCACGGCCACGACCTTGGTCTCGGCGGGCGTGGCGGCGGGCTCCGACGACCCGGTGCCCGACCTCATGGCGCTCACGCTGCTCGTCGGCGTGATCCTCCTGCTCGCCCGCGTGGCGAAGCTCGGATCCCTCGTCGAGAACATCTCGAAGGCCACGCTCGTGGGCGTGCAGATCGGCGTCGGCGCGACCGTCGCGGCGGGCCAGCTGCCGAAGCTGCTCGGTGAGACGACGAACTTCTCGGGGCACGGGTTCATCAGGTCGCTCGTGGCCCTCGTCGAGGCGCTGCCCGCGGCGAACCTCGCGACGGTCGCGTTGTCGGCCGGATCGATCGTCGTCCTCGTTGGCCTGAAGCTCTGGCTGCCGCGGGTGCCCGGGCCGCTCGTGGTCGTGGCCGCCGGCATCCTCCTCGTCGCGTTCGGCGGCATCGAGGCCGCGGGCGTGGAACTCATCGCGCCGGTGCCGCAGGGGTTCCCGGCGCCCGAGCTGCCGTCGTTCGCGCACCTCGGGGCGCTCCTGCCCGGCGCCCTCGCCATCGCCGTGATGGCCCTGCTGGAGTCGGCCGCGGTCGCCCGCGGCATCCGCAAGCCCGGCGAGGCGCAGATCGACAGCAATCAGGAGTTGTTCGCGACCGGGGCGGCGAACGCCGTGGGTTCGTTCTTCCAGACGCTGCCGGCGGCCGGCGGGTTCTCGCAGAGCGCGGTGAACCAGGCGGCCGGCGCACGCACGCAACTCGCGTCGATCACGACCGTGGTGCTCGCCCTGCTCGTCGTGCTGTTCCTCGCGCCGGTCATCAGCCTCCTGCCGCAGGCGACCCTCGCATCGCTGGTGTTCGTCGCGGTGATCGGGCTCATCGACATCCGCTCGCTCGTGCGCTTCGCGCGCATCAGCCGGGTCGACTTCTGGATCGCGCTCTCGACGGCCGTCGTCGGCCTCACCGCGGGCCTGCTGCCGGCCGTCGCCATCGGCGTGGTCTCGACGCTGGTCGTGGTGCTGCGAGAACTGAACCGCCTGCGGGTCGTGACCGATGCCGTCGTCGACGACGTGCTGCCGGTGCGCCTCGAGGGGCCGCTCTACACGGCGAATGTGCTCGCGAACGAGAACGCCGTGCTCGCCGCGGTCGACGCGACTCCGGGGGTGCGGGCCGTGGCCCTCGAGCTCACGCACCTCGTCACGACCTCGATCACCGTGCTCGACACACTGGCCGACCTCGACCGGGAACTCGCCGGCCAGGGCGTCGAACTCCGCCTGGCGGCAGTGCCCTCCGGCGGTGCAGACATCGCCCGTCGCACGAGCTGGTTCAGCGGCCTCGAGTCGGCCGGGCGCGTGTACCCGACGCTCGAGGCCGCCCTCGCCGGGCCGCGCAGCGGATCAGTCGCCGCCGACTAG
- a CDS encoding HAD family hydrolase produces the protein MTDLESWRDTDTRAAIVEFVERVSGDGPGSVPASERIAVFDNDGTLWTEKPMPTQLHYVVEQWRKQAEADPSLAERQPYKAAVTHDFGWLGGAVDKHYEGDDSDLKVLIGALVGVTAGMSVHDYAASVSEFYETAKHLTLGTPYADAVYRPMVELLRYLEANGFTVYIVSGGERDFMRPMTQEYYGIPPEHVVGSALGLAYDEDSHEVRYAAGLDFFDDGPEKPVRIWSRIGRRPLIACGNSNGDMQMLDFTRKGDGLALLVHHDDPDRADPPYDKGADAALAAAEERGYTVVSVKDDWANVFVDPAAG, from the coding sequence ATGACCGACCTCGAATCGTGGCGCGACACCGACACCCGTGCGGCGATCGTCGAGTTCGTCGAGCGCGTGAGCGGCGATGGGCCCGGCTCGGTTCCCGCATCCGAGCGCATCGCCGTCTTCGACAACGACGGCACGCTCTGGACCGAGAAGCCCATGCCGACCCAGCTGCACTACGTCGTCGAGCAGTGGCGCAAGCAGGCCGAGGCCGATCCGTCGCTCGCCGAGCGGCAGCCGTACAAGGCCGCCGTCACGCACGACTTCGGCTGGCTCGGTGGCGCCGTCGACAAGCACTACGAGGGCGACGACAGCGACCTCAAGGTGCTCATCGGCGCGCTCGTCGGCGTCACCGCCGGCATGAGCGTCCACGACTACGCGGCATCCGTCTCGGAGTTCTACGAGACGGCGAAGCACCTCACGCTCGGCACGCCGTATGCGGATGCCGTCTACCGGCCCATGGTCGAGCTGCTGCGCTACCTCGAGGCGAACGGCTTCACGGTCTACATCGTCTCGGGCGGCGAGCGCGACTTCATGCGCCCCATGACGCAGGAGTACTACGGCATCCCGCCCGAGCACGTGGTGGGCTCGGCGCTCGGGCTCGCCTACGACGAGGACTCGCACGAGGTGCGCTACGCAGCCGGCCTCGACTTCTTCGACGACGGCCCCGAGAAGCCCGTGCGCATCTGGAGCCGCATCGGGCGCCGCCCGCTCATCGCGTGCGGCAACTCCAACGGCGACATGCAGATGCTCGACTTCACCCGCAAGGGCGACGGCCTCGCGCTGCTCGTGCACCACGACGACCCCGATCGCGCCGACCCGCCGTATGACAAGGGGGCGGATGCCGCGCTCGCCGCGGCCGAGGAGCGCGGGTACACGGTGGTCAGCGTCAAGGACGACTGGGCGAACGTCTTCGTCGACCCGGCGGCGGGGTGA
- a CDS encoding TlpA family protein disulfide reductase, which translates to MKPRLARLATGAAALAAASALLLTGCTSDPLADQFREGSGKNYIAGDGSISEYAVADRGEPIEFSGETAEGDAFDSADTLGEVTVVNFWYAGCAPCRVESPILEEVHQGYADDAADVAFVGVNVRDQAGTAASFEQKYGVTYPSILDVESGVAQLAFAGPVPPAAVPTTIVLDREGRIAARVLGQLTEASILESLVDRVLDEQA; encoded by the coding sequence ATGAAGCCTCGCCTCGCCAGACTCGCGACCGGCGCAGCGGCGCTCGCCGCGGCATCCGCCCTGCTGCTCACCGGGTGCACGAGCGACCCGCTGGCCGACCAGTTCCGCGAGGGCAGCGGCAAGAACTACATCGCGGGCGACGGCAGCATCAGCGAATACGCCGTGGCCGATCGCGGCGAACCCATCGAGTTCTCGGGCGAGACCGCCGAGGGCGACGCGTTCGACTCGGCCGACACGCTCGGCGAGGTCACGGTCGTGAACTTCTGGTACGCGGGCTGCGCCCCGTGCCGGGTCGAGTCGCCCATTCTCGAAGAGGTGCACCAGGGCTACGCCGACGACGCGGCCGACGTCGCGTTCGTGGGCGTGAACGTGCGCGACCAGGCCGGCACGGCGGCATCCTTCGAGCAGAAGTACGGCGTGACCTACCCGTCGATCCTCGACGTCGAGTCGGGCGTCGCGCAGCTCGCATTCGCCGGGCCCGTGCCGCCGGCCGCCGTGCCGACGACGATCGTGCTCGACCGCGAGGGCCGCATCGCCGCGCGGGTGCTCGGTCAGCTCACCGAAGCGTCGATCCTCGAGTCGCTCGTCGACCGCGTGCTCGACGAGCAGGCCTGA
- a CDS encoding arylsulfatase, translating into MANNDKIQRGALPIPDLAYTGTVTYDATDPDTHYPPIERLLPPEGAPNVLVVLIDDTGFGASSAFGGPVQTPNFERVAAAGLKYTRFHTTALCSPTRAALLSGRNHHTVGMGGITEIATSAPGYNSLRPNSCAPLAETLKLNGYNTSQFGKCHEVPAWQASAVGPFDGWPSPGNGFEHFYGFLGGETNQWYPAIYENTSPVEPWGTPEEGYHFMADMTDKAIDWTRQQKSLAPDKPFFTYFAPGATHAPHHVPKEWADKYKGKFDQGWDEVRKETFARQLALGVVPADAVLTERSPGIPSWDEMSDVIKPALARQMEVYAGFLSYADHYVGKLLDAYEELGILDDTLVYVIIGDNGASAEGSMHGTTNEGFTINHMNEIESEEYVAAHIDDIGTPNSYNHYAVGWAHAMDTPYQWTKQVASHWGGTRNGTIVSWPNGGVEQGGIRNQFSHVIDVAPTVLAAAGIPEPTTVNGVTQRPYEGTPMNYTFGADAAEADEQHTTQYFEMLGNRAIFHKGWTAVAKHKDPWLASSHGLDDDVWELYNVDEDWTQSNDLAAEEPERLAHLQQLFLIQAARFNVLPLDIRSAERMNPDIAGRPALITAQSQKLYRGMRRLSENSSINIKNKSFTVTAKVEVPEGGANGVIVAQGGAYGGWSVYGVGGKLAFAYNLLGIQLDIVRSDAPVPAGTTELRAHFDYDGGGLAKGGTVTLFADGARIGEGRVEKTIPFQFTFDETTDVGVDLASPVSTDYAAKGNEFTGTLDWVRIDLGDDDHSHLIDDEHKLAVAMLKQ; encoded by the coding sequence ATGGCGAACAACGACAAGATCCAGCGGGGGGCACTCCCGATCCCCGATCTCGCGTACACGGGAACGGTCACGTATGACGCGACCGACCCCGACACGCACTACCCGCCGATCGAGCGCCTGCTGCCGCCCGAAGGGGCGCCGAACGTGCTCGTCGTGCTCATCGACGACACGGGCTTCGGGGCGTCGAGCGCGTTCGGCGGCCCGGTGCAGACGCCGAACTTCGAGCGCGTCGCGGCGGCCGGCCTCAAGTACACCCGCTTCCACACGACGGCGCTGTGCTCGCCCACCCGTGCGGCGCTGCTCTCTGGACGCAACCACCACACCGTCGGCATGGGCGGCATCACCGAGATCGCGACCAGCGCGCCCGGCTACAACTCGCTGCGTCCGAACAGTTGCGCCCCCCTCGCCGAGACGCTGAAGCTCAACGGCTACAACACCAGCCAGTTCGGCAAGTGCCACGAGGTCCCGGCATGGCAGGCCAGCGCCGTCGGCCCCTTCGACGGTTGGCCCAGCCCCGGCAACGGATTCGAGCACTTCTACGGGTTCCTCGGCGGCGAGACCAACCAGTGGTACCCGGCGATCTACGAGAACACCTCGCCGGTCGAGCCGTGGGGAACGCCCGAGGAGGGCTACCACTTCATGGCCGACATGACCGACAAGGCCATCGACTGGACCCGCCAGCAGAAGTCCCTGGCCCCCGACAAGCCGTTCTTCACCTACTTCGCGCCCGGGGCGACGCACGCCCCGCACCACGTGCCGAAGGAATGGGCCGACAAGTACAAGGGCAAGTTCGACCAGGGCTGGGACGAGGTGCGCAAGGAGACCTTCGCCCGCCAGCTGGCGCTCGGCGTCGTCCCGGCCGACGCCGTGCTCACCGAGCGCAGCCCCGGCATTCCCTCGTGGGACGAGATGAGCGACGTGATCAAGCCGGCCCTCGCCCGCCAGATGGAGGTGTACGCCGGCTTCCTCTCCTACGCCGACCACTACGTCGGCAAGCTGCTCGACGCCTACGAGGAGCTCGGCATCCTCGACGACACCCTCGTCTACGTCATCATCGGCGACAACGGCGCCTCGGCAGAGGGCTCGATGCACGGCACGACCAACGAGGGGTTCACGATCAACCACATGAACGAGATCGAGAGCGAGGAGTACGTCGCCGCGCACATCGACGACATCGGCACCCCGAACTCGTACAACCACTACGCGGTGGGTTGGGCGCACGCCATGGACACCCCGTACCAGTGGACCAAGCAGGTCGCGTCGCACTGGGGCGGCACACGCAACGGCACGATCGTCAGCTGGCCGAACGGCGGCGTCGAGCAGGGCGGCATCCGGAACCAGTTCTCGCACGTCATCGACGTGGCACCCACGGTGCTCGCGGCGGCCGGCATCCCGGAGCCCACGACGGTGAACGGCGTGACCCAGCGCCCCTACGAGGGCACCCCGATGAACTACACCTTCGGAGCGGATGCCGCCGAAGCCGACGAGCAGCACACCACGCAGTACTTCGAGATGCTCGGCAACCGCGCCATCTTCCACAAGGGCTGGACCGCCGTCGCCAAGCACAAGGACCCCTGGCTCGCCTCCAGCCATGGCCTCGACGACGATGTCTGGGAGCTGTACAACGTCGATGAGGACTGGACGCAGTCCAACGACCTCGCGGCCGAGGAGCCCGAGCGGCTGGCCCACCTCCAGCAGCTGTTCCTGATCCAGGCCGCTCGCTTCAATGTGCTGCCGCTCGACATCCGCTCGGCTGAGCGCATGAATCCCGATATCGCCGGCCGGCCCGCGCTCATCACGGCGCAGAGCCAGAAGCTCTACCGGGGGATGCGTCGTCTCAGCGAGAACTCCTCGATCAACATCAAGAACAAGTCGTTCACGGTGACGGCGAAGGTCGAGGTGCCGGAGGGCGGTGCCAACGGAGTGATCGTCGCGCAGGGCGGAGCGTACGGAGGCTGGTCGGTCTACGGAGTCGGCGGCAAGCTGGCCTTCGCCTACAACCTGCTCGGCATCCAGCTCGACATCGTGCGCTCCGACGCGCCCGTGCCCGCCGGCACGACGGAGTTGCGGGCGCACTTCGACTACGACGGCGGCGGCCTGGCCAAGGGCGGAACCGTCACCCTCTTCGCCGACGGAGCCCGGATCGGCGAGGGCCGGGTGGAGAAGACCATCCCGTTCCAGTTCACCTTCGACGAGACGACGGATGTCGGCGTCGACCTGGCATCGCCGGTCTCGACCGACTACGCCGCCAAGGGCAACGAGTTCACCGGAACCCTCGACTGGGTGCGGATCGACCTCGGCGACGACGACCACTCGCACCTCATCGACGACGAGCACAAGCTCGCCGTCGCCATGCTGAAGCAGTAG
- a CDS encoding arylsulfatase, with product MGDVLPGGVLPIPDQVYTGPMVMDAKKMEEKLPPIEMKRPPKQAPNVLLVLLDDVGFGASSAFGGPVPMPTAERLAGGGLRYSRFHTTAICSPTRAAMLSGRNHHQVGMGQITETATPSPGYRSTRPNSCVPLPEILRQSGYNTAQFGKCHEVPVWESGPTGPFDHWPAFSGFEKFYGFIGGETNQWTPALIDGVGFIEPPTDPDYHLMPDLADKTIQYINQQKALTPDKPFFVYFAPGATHAPHHVPKEWIAKHEGKYDQGWDKLREETFDRQKALGVIPEDAVLTERSEGIPAWEDTDEAMRPILAHQMEVYGAFLEYADHHTGRVIDALEALDILDDTLVLYIIGDNGASAEGGLNGAFMLSTAANGGAEYETPEFWAENLDKIGGPEAYNHYAVGWAHAMCTPYQWTKQVASHYGGTRNGTILHWPSNVKAQGEVRTQWHHVIDIAPTILDLAGLAQPHTVNGVTQVPMHGVSMAYSFDDAAADERHTTQYFEIMGNRGIYHRGWTAQTRHRTPWDVVGAAPDFSDDVWELYDTTVDWTQSNDLAKQNPAKLAELQQLFLIEATRYNVIPLDDRAAQRMNPEFAGRPTIVQGETLRLYEGMTRLNENVAINVKNRSWSVTAEVVVPDDGSLDGAIVAQGGRTGGWSFFAEGGRLGFHYNFCGLLRSTALSDAEIGAGKHQVRAEFAYDGGGIGRGGTVTLFIDGATSGTPATVKRTHPMYFSFDEGLDVGIDTGMPAYEGYATEQGRFTGTIDWAQIDLGTDDHGHLIDPEEWLQAAMRHQ from the coding sequence GATGAAGCGCCCTCCGAAGCAGGCTCCCAACGTGCTGCTCGTGCTCCTCGACGACGTGGGCTTCGGCGCGTCGAGCGCCTTCGGCGGGCCGGTGCCCATGCCGACGGCCGAGCGCCTCGCCGGCGGCGGCCTGCGGTACAGCCGGTTCCACACGACGGCGATCTGCTCGCCGACGCGCGCGGCGATGCTCTCGGGCCGCAACCACCACCAGGTGGGCATGGGCCAGATCACCGAGACCGCGACCCCGTCGCCCGGCTACCGGTCGACGCGGCCCAACTCCTGCGTTCCGTTGCCCGAGATCCTGCGCCAGTCGGGCTACAACACGGCGCAGTTCGGCAAGTGCCACGAGGTGCCCGTGTGGGAGAGCGGCCCGACCGGCCCGTTCGACCACTGGCCGGCGTTCAGCGGCTTCGAGAAGTTCTACGGCTTCATCGGCGGCGAGACCAACCAGTGGACACCGGCGCTCATCGACGGCGTCGGGTTCATCGAGCCGCCGACCGACCCCGACTACCACCTCATGCCCGACCTGGCCGACAAGACGATCCAGTACATCAACCAGCAGAAGGCGCTCACGCCCGACAAGCCCTTCTTCGTCTACTTCGCGCCCGGCGCGACCCACGCCCCGCACCACGTGCCGAAGGAATGGATCGCCAAGCACGAGGGCAAGTACGACCAGGGCTGGGACAAGCTGCGCGAGGAGACGTTCGACCGCCAGAAGGCGCTCGGCGTGATCCCCGAAGACGCCGTGCTCACCGAGCGGTCGGAGGGCATCCCCGCGTGGGAGGACACCGACGAGGCCATGCGGCCGATCCTCGCCCACCAGATGGAGGTCTACGGCGCGTTCCTCGAGTACGCCGACCACCACACCGGTCGCGTGATCGACGCGCTCGAGGCCCTCGACATCCTCGACGACACGCTCGTGCTGTACATCATCGGCGACAACGGCGCCTCGGCCGAGGGCGGCCTCAACGGCGCGTTCATGCTCTCGACGGCGGCCAACGGCGGCGCCGAGTACGAGACGCCCGAGTTCTGGGCCGAGAACCTCGACAAGATCGGCGGGCCCGAGGCGTACAACCACTACGCGGTGGGCTGGGCTCACGCGATGTGCACGCCGTACCAGTGGACCAAGCAGGTCGCGTCGCACTACGGCGGAACGCGCAACGGCACGATCCTGCACTGGCCGTCGAATGTGAAGGCCCAGGGCGAGGTGCGCACCCAGTGGCACCACGTCATCGACATCGCGCCGACGATCCTCGACCTCGCCGGGCTCGCGCAGCCGCACACCGTGAACGGCGTCACGCAGGTGCCGATGCACGGGGTCTCGATGGCGTACTCGTTCGACGACGCCGCCGCCGACGAACGGCACACCACCCAGTACTTCGAGATCATGGGCAACCGCGGCATCTACCACCGGGGCTGGACGGCCCAGACGCGCCACCGCACGCCGTGGGACGTCGTCGGCGCGGCCCCCGACTTCTCCGACGACGTCTGGGAGCTCTACGACACCACCGTCGACTGGACCCAGTCGAACGATCTCGCGAAGCAGAACCCCGCGAAGCTCGCCGAGCTGCAGCAGCTGTTCCTCATCGAGGCGACGCGCTACAACGTCATCCCCCTCGACGACCGGGCGGCGCAGCGCATGAACCCCGAGTTCGCCGGTCGGCCCACGATCGTGCAGGGCGAGACCCTGCGTCTCTACGAGGGCATGACGCGCCTCAACGAGAACGTCGCGATCAACGTGAAGAACCGGTCGTGGTCGGTGACGGCCGAGGTGGTCGTGCCCGACGACGGCTCGCTCGACGGCGCGATCGTCGCCCAGGGCGGTCGCACCGGCGGCTGGTCGTTCTTCGCCGAGGGTGGCCGGCTCGGCTTCCACTACAACTTCTGCGGGCTCCTCCGGTCGACCGCGCTCTCCGACGCCGAGATCGGTGCCGGGAAGCACCAGGTGCGCGCCGAGTTCGCCTACGACGGCGGCGGCATCGGCCGAGGCGGCACCGTGACGCTCTTCATCGACGGCGCGACATCCGGAACCCCCGCGACCGTGAAGCGCACGCATCCGATGTACTTCTCGTTCGACGAGGGACTCGACGTCGGCATCGACACCGGCATGCCCGCGTACGAGGGCTACGCGACCGAGCAGGGCCGGTTCACGGGCACGATCGACTGGGCGCAGATCGATCTCGGCACCGACGACCACGGCCACCTCATCGATCCGGAGGAGTGGCTGCAGGCGGCGATGCGACACCAGTAG
- the aspS gene encoding aspartate--tRNA(Asn) ligase translates to MNERTLVKNLAALPDGPVTIAGWVETVRDQKKVQFVILRDESGAVQVVNPALRELPEPVEGEAADETAPARLATTEAISALAHGSFIRVTGELKHDERVKLGGLEVKLATLEVVSESNPETPIAADSSLDKRLDWRFLDLRNPKQALIFRIQTTFLHALRGVWVEKGLIEIQTPKLMASASESRAELFEVDYFEGKAYLAQSPQFFKQMAQAAGFGGIFEVGPAFRADPSFTSRHATEFTSVDTEISWIDSHEDVMALHEELLVAGFEAVVAKHGAEIQEHFGIELAVPSRPFPRIPLAEAKQIVADHGYVVPRADADMDPEGERQISAYVKETFGHDFVFLTDYASSIRPFYHMRHEGDASLTNSYDLIYNGVEISTGAQREHRVDVLVEQAKEKGLDPEELEFYLDFFRFGVPPHGGFGMGLARVLMLMLGESSIRETTFLFRGPTRLLP, encoded by the coding sequence GTGAACGAACGCACCCTCGTCAAGAACCTCGCCGCCCTGCCCGACGGCCCCGTCACGATCGCCGGATGGGTCGAGACCGTCCGCGATCAGAAGAAGGTGCAGTTCGTCATCCTCCGCGATGAGTCCGGCGCCGTGCAGGTCGTGAACCCCGCGCTCCGCGAACTCCCCGAGCCCGTCGAGGGCGAGGCCGCCGACGAGACGGCGCCCGCGCGCCTCGCGACGACCGAGGCGATCTCGGCCCTCGCGCACGGTTCGTTCATCCGCGTGACGGGCGAGCTCAAGCACGACGAGCGCGTCAAGCTCGGCGGTCTCGAGGTCAAGCTCGCGACGCTCGAGGTCGTCTCGGAGTCCAACCCCGAGACGCCGATCGCGGCCGACTCGAGCCTCGACAAGCGCTTGGACTGGCGCTTCCTCGACCTGCGCAACCCGAAGCAGGCCCTCATCTTCCGCATCCAGACCACCTTCCTGCACGCGCTGCGCGGGGTCTGGGTCGAGAAGGGCCTCATCGAGATCCAGACGCCCAAGCTCATGGCCTCGGCCTCCGAGTCGCGCGCCGAGCTCTTCGAGGTCGACTACTTCGAGGGCAAGGCCTACCTCGCGCAGAGCCCCCAGTTCTTCAAGCAGATGGCGCAGGCTGCCGGCTTCGGCGGCATCTTCGAGGTCGGCCCGGCGTTCCGCGCCGACCCCTCGTTCACCTCGCGCCACGCGACCGAGTTCACCTCGGTCGACACCGAGATCAGCTGGATCGACTCGCACGAAGACGTCATGGCCCTGCACGAGGAGCTCCTCGTCGCCGGCTTCGAGGCCGTCGTCGCAAAGCACGGCGCCGAGATCCAGGAGCACTTCGGCATCGAGCTCGCGGTGCCCTCGCGCCCGTTCCCCCGCATCCCGCTGGCCGAGGCGAAGCAGATCGTCGCCGACCACGGCTACGTCGTGCCGCGCGCCGACGCCGACATGGACCCCGAGGGCGAGCGCCAGATCTCGGCGTACGTGAAGGAGACGTTCGGCCACGACTTCGTGTTCCTCACGGACTACGCCTCGAGCATCCGGCCGTTCTACCACATGCGCCACGAAGGCGACGCGAGCCTCACGAACTCCTACGACCTCATCTACAACGGTGTCGAGATCTCGACCGGAGCCCAGCGCGAGCACCGCGTCGACGTGCTCGTCGAGCAGGCGAAGGAGAAGGGGCTCGACCCCGAGGAGCTCGAGTTCTACCTCGACTTCTTCCGCTTCGGCGTTCCCCCGCACGGCGGCTTCGGCATGGGCCTCGCGCGCGTGCTGATGCTCATGCTCGGCGAGTCCTCGATCCGCGAGACGACGTTCCTCTTCCGGGGCCCGACGCGCCTGCTCCCCTAG
- a CDS encoding cytochrome c biogenesis CcdA family protein, which yields MGGIGEIVLNGQLLAAVPIALAAGIVSFLSPCVLPLVPGYLGYIGGFVEASADAAEERRHRRRLVLGVLLFIAGFTLVFVTFNLLAGVAGAWFNAYGDVITRVLGVVLIVMGLVFIGQFTFLQRTIKPSWRPATGLGGAPLLGIVFGLGWTPCIGPTLAVVLTLSADSGSVWRSVLLGLAYCIGLGIPFLLVALGFGWVTGSLAFVRRHIRTINIIGGSLLIAIGLLMLSGLWTIWMYELQAVISGFVPAI from the coding sequence GTGGGCGGCATCGGCGAGATCGTCCTCAACGGACAACTCCTCGCTGCCGTTCCCATCGCGCTCGCCGCGGGCATCGTCTCGTTCCTCTCGCCGTGCGTGCTGCCGCTCGTGCCGGGCTACCTCGGTTACATCGGCGGCTTCGTCGAGGCGTCGGCGGATGCCGCGGAGGAGCGTCGGCACCGTCGCCGCCTCGTGCTCGGCGTGCTGCTGTTCATCGCCGGCTTCACGCTCGTGTTCGTCACGTTCAACCTGCTGGCGGGCGTCGCCGGAGCCTGGTTCAACGCGTACGGCGACGTCATCACGCGCGTGCTCGGCGTCGTGCTCATCGTCATGGGCCTCGTGTTCATCGGGCAGTTCACCTTCCTGCAGCGCACGATCAAGCCCTCGTGGCGGCCGGCCACCGGACTCGGCGGTGCACCGCTGCTCGGCATCGTGTTCGGCCTCGGCTGGACGCCGTGCATCGGCCCGACGCTCGCGGTCGTGCTGACGCTGAGCGCCGACTCGGGCTCGGTGTGGAGGAGCGTCCTGCTCGGCCTCGCGTACTGCATCGGCCTCGGCATCCCGTTCCTGCTCGTCGCCCTCGGCTTCGGCTGGGTCACGGGCTCCCTCGCGTTCGTGCGCCGCCACATCCGCACGATCAACATCATCGGCGGGTCGCTGCTCATCGCGATCGGCCTGCTCATGCTCTCGGGTCTCTGGACCATCTGGATGTACGAACTGCAGGCGGTGATCTCCGGCTTTGTCCCCGCGATCTGA